Below is a window of Sulfurimonas sp. DNA.
CAAGTCAGAAGATGATGTAAAACATATAGCAAAAAAAATCTTTTTGGCACTTGAGGGAGAGCACAATATTATAGGGCACAATCTTCTCATAAGTACAAGTATAGGTATAGCTCTTTATCCAGATACTGCAAACGATATAGATACACTGATCAGAAATGCAGATACAGCTATGTATGAAGCGAAAAAAGACAATAAAAACAATTATAAAGTATTTGATAACAATATGTACACCAAAATAAATAAGTTTGTCAAAAAAGAACAAGATCTGAGAAAACACCTACAAAATGAAGATAATTTTGAGATATTTTATCAAGCCAAGATCAGGTCAAAAGATAACACCATATCAGGCTGTGAAGCTCTTGTGAGATGGAACCATCCAACAAAAGGGATAATATATCCTGATGAGTTTATAGACATAGCAGAAGAGAGCGGGCTTATAATACCTATTGGAAATATAATTATAGAAAAAGCAATTAGAGATTTAAGCGACTTTAGTAAAATTTACTCAAATAAATTTTTAGTAGCTATAAACCTTTCACCAAGACAGTTTAATGACAACTCTCTTATTAAAAGAATTAAAGAGTGTATAGAGAAGTATAATGTAAATGCCTCTCAAATTGAGTTTGAGATAACAGAGAGCCTCTCTATGCAGGATATTTCTAAAACATTAGAAGTTCTTCACCAACTCAAAGCAATAGGTGTATCTATTGCAATTGATGATTTTGGTACTGGATACTCATCACTTTCATATCTAAAACAGTTCCCTATAAACACCTTAAAAATAGACAAAAGCTTTGTATTGGATATGACTTTTGACAACGATGATAAGAGTATCGTAAACACTATTATAAATATGGCACATACATTAAATTTTACAACTGTTGCAGAGGGTGTTGAGACAAAAGAACATGCGGAAATTTTAACTCAGATGGAGTGTGATGAACTTCAGGGTTATCACTATTCTAAACCTATTCCTAAGGAAGAGTTTATAGATTTTTTAAAAGCTTATAATTAGGATATAATTCCAATTATTTATCAAATATTATAAAAGAGAACAATGGACTATTTACAACTACAAGGCTCACAGTCAATTAGTGGCGAAATAAAAATTTCAGGTGCTAAAAATGCGGCACTTCCACTGATAGCAATGTCGATTCTGGCAAAGAATAATATACAAATATCAAATCTTCCAAACGTTGCAGATATAAACACACTTTTAACACTATTATCTAATCTGGGAGCAAAGTGTAATAAAGAAACAAACAGTGTTGAGATTGACACTTCAAAACTTTCTCAGACAAAAGCGACATACGATATTGTAAAAACTATGCGTGCTTCCATACTTGTACTTGGTCCTATACTAGCTAGGTTTGGTCACTGTGAAGTTTCACTTCCGGGTGGGTGTGCCATAGGTCAACGTCCTGTTGATCTGCATCTAAAAGCCTTAGAGCAGATGGGTGCTACTATAGATATTAAAAGCGGATATATTGAAGCCAGAGCACCTCAAGGTCTTAAGGGTTGTGAGATCATATTTGATAAGATCACGGTAACCGGTACTGCAAATATTGTAATGGCTGCAGCACTAGCACATGGCAAGACAACTATTACAAATGCTGCCCGCGAGCCTGAAGTTGTACAACTTTGTGAAATTTTAGACAAAAGCGGAATTAAAATTGATGGTATTGGTACTGCGATTATAACTGTTCACGGAAATGGTGGAAAACTTATAGACATGATAGACTTTAGCGTAATACCTGATCGCATTGAAGCAGGAACTTACCTTTGTGCTGGAGCTATACTAAACCAAGAGCTAACTATTACAAATGCTGAACCAAAACACCTTGGTGCTGTACTTTCAAAGTTTGAAGAGATGGGCTTTGGCATAGAACATACAGATACGACAATTAGTATACTTCCTGCAGAAAAAATTAAACCAGTAAAAATCATAACTCAAGAGTACCCGGCATTCCCTACAGATATGCAGGCTCAGTTTTTAGCATTGGCTACTCAGGCTGATGGTGTATCTATAATTGAAGAGAGACTTTTTGAAAACCGCTTTATGCACGTAAGTGAACTTCAGCGTATGGGTGCTGATATAACACTAAATGGTCATATAGCTACTATAAGCGGTAAAAGTGAGCTAAGTGGTGCAGATGTTATGGCAACAGATCTTAGAGCTTCAAGCGCACTAATACTTGCAGGTTTAGTAGCTGATGGAATTACAAACGTTCACCGTATCTATCATCTAGATCGTGGCTACGAATCTTTAGAGACAAAACTTCAAAATGTTGGAATAAATATCAAACGCCTAAAAGAGTAAATATGTCATTAAAAGATAAAGAAAAGTGGGATAAAAAATATTTAAATACTCCAAAACTTCTTGAGAAAAGAAAACCAAGCCAAAAGCTGATAGAGTTTTCAAAATATTTCTCAGGAAAAGATGCACTTGACTTTGCTTGCGGAAATGGCAGGAATGCTCTCTACTTAGCTAAGCTAGGATTCAATGTAGATGCATTAGATATATCTGAAATTGCACTAGAAAATTTAGATGCGAATAATATAGAATCTATAAACACAAAACAAATAGACTTAGAAAACTTTCAACCTACGAAAAAATATGACCTTATTATAAAGTCTAACTACCTTGACAGAGAAGCTATAAAAAACTTATCTGCTGCACTAAACTCAAATGGAATCATTATTATAGAAACATATATGGATCACCCATCAA
It encodes the following:
- the murA gene encoding UDP-N-acetylglucosamine 1-carboxyvinyltransferase, with translation MDYLQLQGSQSISGEIKISGAKNAALPLIAMSILAKNNIQISNLPNVADINTLLTLLSNLGAKCNKETNSVEIDTSKLSQTKATYDIVKTMRASILVLGPILARFGHCEVSLPGGCAIGQRPVDLHLKALEQMGATIDIKSGYIEARAPQGLKGCEIIFDKITVTGTANIVMAAALAHGKTTITNAAREPEVVQLCEILDKSGIKIDGIGTAIITVHGNGGKLIDMIDFSVIPDRIEAGTYLCAGAILNQELTITNAEPKHLGAVLSKFEEMGFGIEHTDTTISILPAEKIKPVKIITQEYPAFPTDMQAQFLALATQADGVSIIEERLFENRFMHVSELQRMGADITLNGHIATISGKSELSGADVMATDLRASSALILAGLVADGITNVHRIYHLDRGYESLETKLQNVGINIKRLKE
- a CDS encoding methyltransferase domain-containing protein translates to MSLKDKEKWDKKYLNTPKLLEKRKPSQKLIEFSKYFSGKDALDFACGNGRNALYLAKLGFNVDALDISEIALENLDANNIESINTKQIDLENFQPTKKYDLIIKSNYLDREAIKNLSAALNSNGIIIIETYMDHPSNTKPSSNPDFLLKAEELKSFFTDGFEVLEYDEFENEVQELYRMRKQSIVVRKL